The uncultured Carboxylicivirga sp. genomic interval AGTAAGATAGTAAACAGCATTGCCAAACCACTGAAAGCTCCATACTAGCCCGGTAATGGCAAATACGCATCCAAAAAGCAAAACATAAAAACCCAATACATTGTGCAAATCTAAAAGTAGGCGCTTACTATTGGCACTTCGTTTTATGGTAAAGCTTCGTTTTAGTTGTTGTTTATTCCATTTTTTGGGCCACCACATAATCAGCCCGCTTATCAAAACAAGTAAAAAAAGAAGCGTGCTTATGCCCACAATTTTGCCTCCAATGGCACGAGGTAGCCATAGGCTGCGGTGTCCGTCTTCGATAAAATGAAAGAAGTTAAATTCGCCTTCTCCCAAAGGAGCTTTTTTTCTGATAAATTCGGCCGTATACGGATTCATATATACTACCTGGAACGATACCTTTCCATTGGTATTTGAGAAAAAACCAACCGCAGCAGCGCCTTCTTTGTCTTCGTAAGTTAATCCGCTTGGCTCAATACCGGCAACATACATTTTGGCTGTATCAATAAGCTGACTGGGTGGAGCAAAATCTTTGTTTTGAGCCTCAACAAATCGCCAGGGTTCAAGGGCATCTTCTATCTCCTGATGAAAAACATACATTGCCCCGGTTAAAGCCACCACAAATACCACAATACCCGATGTAAGTCCCAGCCACAAATGCAACCAATTAGTTATCTTCTTTACTGTTCGATTCATTCTTTTACTTTAATTGTTTTGATGAAGTGGGTAAGGCTCAAAAATAAAAATGCCGACCTCTGGGGAAGAGATCGACATTTTTGGAGAGGGGGAATTAAAGTTTGTACATACCACCAATAAAATTGGCTTCAATTTCGGCACCACGCACTGCTGTGTAATCAGTGGTGTTAATTCGGTATATATAAATGCTGTTATCTTCAGGTATAGGTGTGTAAATATAGTTGCCATCAACTATAGACACGGTTTCGAGTTTACGGCCAATACCAGTATGTTCGGTAATACC includes:
- a CDS encoding PepSY-associated TM helix domain-containing protein encodes the protein MNRTVKKITNWLHLWLGLTSGIVVFVVALTGAMYVFHQEIEDALEPWRFVEAQNKDFAPPSQLIDTAKMYVAGIEPSGLTYEDKEGAAAVGFFSNTNGKVSFQVVYMNPYTAEFIRKKAPLGEGEFNFFHFIEDGHRSLWLPRAIGGKIVGISTLLFLLVLISGLIMWWPKKWNKQQLKRSFTIKRSANSKRLLLDLHNVLGFYVLLFGCVFAITGLVWSFQWFGNAVYYLTSGGETKMAHEHPHSDISKAHLTNTDSIPAIDRAFYLTLKQETNPQRIYMSPTLHDEDTSIEIIVGLIKGKFYKHNEYFYDRYTLEPLRVDGDRYAETDFAEKLDKMNYDIHTGAILGLPGKILACLISLIIASLPVTGFILWRNRRA